A window of the Desulfovibrio oxyclinae DSM 11498 genome harbors these coding sequences:
- a CDS encoding TorD/DmsD family molecular chaperone — MNNSWTTENERVFLLHCLELCSAAFRGPDRETCEGIAGQAVPVLVQNCPAAAGTILKPLTGMQALFAEGAESLCDEIASVHVSLFVNDAGGTPVPPYESCHVGESRKVMGPQAMAMRERLAEAGVEPEGGEPPDHLPLEIEYLYLLLVRCWGEGDEASCPKAAAFASDVMLPWCHKFREAIAETGHEGFFLLSADLLLAALEEVASLQ; from the coding sequence ATGAACAATTCCTGGACCACGGAAAACGAACGGGTGTTTCTTCTTCATTGCCTCGAACTCTGCTCGGCCGCCTTTCGGGGGCCGGACCGCGAAACCTGCGAAGGAATCGCCGGGCAGGCCGTGCCGGTTCTCGTGCAGAACTGTCCGGCGGCGGCAGGCACCATACTGAAACCCCTCACGGGTATGCAAGCCCTGTTTGCCGAAGGTGCCGAGTCTCTTTGCGACGAGATTGCCTCGGTCCATGTCAGCCTGTTTGTCAATGATGCCGGGGGAACCCCGGTGCCGCCATACGAGTCCTGCCATGTCGGCGAGTCCCGCAAGGTCATGGGCCCGCAGGCCATGGCCATGCGCGAGCGACTCGCCGAGGCCGGTGTGGAGCCGGAGGGCGGCGAACCGCCGGACCACCTGCCCCTTGAAATCGAATACCTCTACCTGCTCCTCGTGCGTTGCTGGGGTGAGGGCGACGAGGCTTCGTGTCCCAAGGCCGCGGCGTTTGCATCCGATGTCATGCTCCCATGGTGCCATAAGTTTCGCGAGGCCATTGCCGAAACCGGGCACGAGGGATTCTTTCTGCTCAGCGCGGACCTGCTTCTGGCCGCGCTGGAAGAGGTTGCCTCGCTTCAATAG